In the genome of Apium graveolens cultivar Ventura unplaced genomic scaffold, ASM990537v1 ctg8174, whole genome shotgun sequence, one region contains:
- the LOC141704719 gene encoding histone H3.3-like — translation MARTKQTARKSIGGKVPRKPLTHKVARMRAPTTGAYRKPHRYCPGTVALREIRKYQKTTELLILKLPFQRLVREIAQGIKSDLCFQSHAVLALQEASEAYLVGLFHDANLCLIHAKLVTIMPKDIQLARRIGGECA, via the exons atGGCTCGTACCAAGCAAACTGCTCGTAAATCTATTGGAGGAAAGGTTCCTCGAAAGCCGCTCACACACAAG GTTGCTCGTATGCGTGCTCCAACAACTGGTGCCTATAGGAAGCCACATAGATACTGCCCTGGAACAGTTGCCCTTCG TGAGATCCGTAAGTATCAGAAGACTACTGAGCTTTTGATATTAAAACTTCCATTCCAGAGGCTTGTACGTGAAATTGCTCAAGGAATTAAG AGTGATTTGTGTTTCCAGAGCCATGCAGTCCTGGCTCTACAGGAGGCATCGGAGGCCTACCTGGTAGGCCTATTCCATGATGCCAACTTGTGTTTAATTCATGCTAAGCTGGTGACAATAATGCCAAAGGACATTCAGCTGGCAAGGAGGATCGGCGGAGAGTGTGCTTAA